The following are encoded in a window of Tessaracoccus flavescens genomic DNA:
- a CDS encoding PP2C family protein-serine/threonine phosphatase, with the protein MPAVTDSMPADRSERSHYVRFPAPWVAGCSDTGQRHKTNQDAMCLAVRDEGRHAAMLAVADGVTTAEGSEVASLVAAETAVESLIEAHQNGQPTNLAFVHAFEAANQAVLEAREEPSACTLIAASIEDGTIAVGNVGDSRAYWLGDDGSCQLLSTDDSMAQARIMLGMSRDDAEQSSQAHAITKWLGRQSTNVTPSVITLVPQTNGWLLMCSDGLWNYASSPEAMSGLFQSMLGRSPSPAFLAEALVEWANGQGGRDNITAVLARIEH; encoded by the coding sequence ATGCCCGCCGTGACCGATTCGATGCCCGCGGACCGTTCAGAGCGCTCCCACTACGTCAGATTCCCCGCACCCTGGGTTGCCGGGTGCAGCGACACGGGTCAGCGGCACAAGACGAACCAGGACGCCATGTGTCTGGCGGTGCGCGACGAGGGACGCCACGCCGCCATGCTTGCCGTCGCGGACGGCGTCACCACCGCAGAGGGCTCCGAGGTGGCCTCGTTGGTGGCCGCCGAGACCGCGGTCGAGTCCCTGATCGAGGCGCACCAGAACGGACAGCCGACGAACCTGGCCTTCGTGCACGCGTTCGAGGCCGCCAACCAGGCAGTGCTCGAGGCCCGCGAGGAGCCGTCCGCCTGCACGCTGATCGCGGCCAGCATCGAGGACGGGACGATCGCCGTCGGCAACGTCGGCGACTCGCGGGCCTACTGGCTCGGGGACGACGGCTCCTGCCAGCTGCTCTCGACAGACGACTCCATGGCCCAGGCCCGCATCATGCTCGGCATGTCACGCGACGACGCCGAGCAGTCGAGCCAGGCGCACGCGATCACCAAGTGGCTCGGCAGGCAGTCGACCAACGTCACGCCGTCGGTGATCACGCTCGTCCCCCAGACCAACGGGTGGCTCCTGATGTGCTCGGACGGCCTGTGGAATTACGCCAGTTCGCCAGAAGCGATGTCGGGCCTCTTCCAGTCGATGCTCGGGCGCTCCCCCTCTCCCGCGTTCCTCGCGGAAGCCCTTGTGGAGTGGGCGAACGGCCAGGGGGGTCGCGACAACATCACCGCGGTGCTCGCCCGGATCGAACACTGA
- a CDS encoding DUF3107 domain-containing protein, translating into MEVKFGITDISREVSIETSATPDEIAAQVRQAVVDASLVDLTDEKGRRILIPASKIGYVDLGAPAARAVGFGTL; encoded by the coding sequence ATGGAAGTCAAGTTCGGCATCACCGACATTTCGCGCGAAGTCAGCATCGAAACCAGCGCTACCCCCGACGAGATCGCGGCCCAGGTCCGCCAGGCCGTCGTCGACGCCTCCCTCGTCGACCTGACCGACGAGAAGGGCCGACGGATCCTGATCCCGGCAAGCAAGATCGGTTACGTCGACCTGGGCGCCCCCGCGGCCCGCGCCGTGGGCTTCGGCACCCTCTGA
- a CDS encoding DEAD/DEAH box helicase: protein MSDNEIAVDETFADLGVHESITSALAEAGIVHPFPIQTLAIPLAVGGSDLIGQARTGTGKTLAFGVSLLHRMVTISEGVKPEHGKPRALIVCPTRELALQVGRDLDVAGKHLQMRVLTIYGGTGYDEQLGALEKGIDIAVGTPGRLLDLADRGALDLSNIQVLVLDEADEMLDLGFLPDIERLLRKTPESRQTMLFSATMPAPILTLARATLNKPINIRAEGHDAQMTVPDIEQFVYQAHDLDKPEIVGRILQGNQTTKVMIFTRTKRAAQRLMDDLVDRGFAVVALHGDLNQQARERALKKFRAGTINVLVATDVAARGIDITGVSHVINYECPDTDAAYVHRIGRTGRAGNNGVAVTLVDWSDLHRWKLIDQALELGKGEPAETYSTSPHLFTDLDIPEGTKGRVPGSVPKEREPRRQASTSSEGGERRRRARSTEATGDRPAATPAAEKPSRPRRRRRRTVNGVEVKRDENKG, encoded by the coding sequence CTGAGCGACAACGAGATTGCGGTCGACGAGACCTTCGCCGACCTTGGCGTCCACGAATCCATCACGTCGGCGCTGGCTGAGGCCGGCATCGTCCATCCCTTCCCCATCCAGACGCTCGCGATTCCGCTTGCCGTCGGCGGCAGCGACCTGATCGGTCAGGCGCGCACGGGCACTGGAAAGACGCTCGCCTTCGGCGTGAGCCTCCTGCACCGCATGGTGACCATCTCCGAGGGCGTCAAGCCCGAACACGGTAAGCCACGCGCGCTGATCGTGTGCCCCACCCGCGAACTGGCCCTCCAGGTCGGCCGCGACCTCGACGTGGCGGGCAAGCACCTCCAGATGCGCGTGCTGACGATCTACGGCGGCACCGGCTATGACGAGCAGCTCGGCGCCCTCGAGAAGGGCATCGACATCGCCGTCGGAACGCCCGGCCGACTCCTCGACCTCGCCGACCGCGGCGCGCTCGACCTGAGCAACATCCAGGTCCTCGTGCTCGACGAGGCCGACGAGATGCTTGACCTCGGCTTCCTGCCCGACATCGAGCGCCTGCTGCGCAAGACCCCGGAGAGCCGACAGACCATGCTGTTCTCGGCCACGATGCCCGCGCCGATCCTCACGCTGGCCCGCGCCACGCTGAACAAGCCCATCAACATCCGGGCCGAGGGCCACGACGCCCAGATGACGGTGCCCGACATCGAGCAGTTCGTCTACCAGGCGCACGACCTCGACAAGCCCGAGATCGTCGGGCGCATCCTGCAGGGCAACCAGACCACGAAGGTCATGATCTTCACCCGCACCAAGCGCGCGGCGCAGCGGCTGATGGACGACCTCGTCGACCGCGGCTTCGCCGTCGTCGCGCTGCACGGCGATCTGAACCAGCAGGCCCGCGAGCGGGCGCTGAAGAAGTTCCGGGCGGGGACGATCAACGTCCTCGTCGCCACAGACGTCGCCGCACGAGGCATCGACATCACCGGCGTCAGCCACGTGATCAACTACGAATGCCCGGACACCGACGCCGCCTACGTCCACCGGATCGGCCGCACCGGCCGTGCAGGCAACAACGGCGTCGCGGTGACGCTCGTCGACTGGTCTGATCTGCACCGTTGGAAGCTGATCGACCAGGCGCTCGAGCTCGGGAAGGGTGAGCCGGCCGAGACCTACTCGACCTCCCCCCACCTCTTCACCGACCTGGACATCCCCGAGGGCACCAAGGGCCGCGTCCCCGGTTCCGTGCCGAAGGAGCGCGAGCCGCGCCGCCAGGCGAGCACCAGCTCCGAGGGCGGCGAACGTCGCCGCAGGGCCCGTTCCACCGAGGCGACCGGCGACCGACCAGCAGCGACCCCCGCGGCCGAGAAGCCCTCGAGGCCGCGTCGCCGCCGTCGTCGCACCGTCAACGGTGTCGAGGTCAAGCGCGACGAGAACAAGGGCTGA